The genomic stretch CACGCCGCCCGCGCTTCCCCAGTGGGGGCTCGACCGCGCCGATCTGGTCACCGACGAGCTCGTGGAGGGCGGTTTGACACGACTCATGGCCACCTTCCAGTCGCAGGACGCGCCGCTGGTGGGCCCGATCCGGTCGGCCCGACCCGTCGATGCCGCCATGCTTCGCGAGCTCGGTGGCGGCATCTTCGCCTACTCCGGGGCAGCGGCCGGCGAGATCGCCCCCGTGATAGCCGACTCGACCTCGACCCTCGTGTCGGCTGACGCCAACGGGTCTGCGTTCCAGCAGATCCCCGGAAGGCACGCGCCATACTCGACCTCGTCCACCACCGGCGACCTCTACGCGGCCGGTACCCAGGCGGGCGCGGCGGCTGTTCCGCCCAGACCGCTGTTCACCTACAACACGAACCCGCCGGCGGCGCCTCCGGCCGCCCACGCCTCGATCCCGATGTCAGCGCAGTCGAACGCCGGCTGGGACTGGGACCCGGCCTCGCAGACATACCTTCGAAGCCAGAATGGTGCCCCGGACGTGCTGGCTGACGGCACCCGGATCTCCACGGTCAATGTCGTGGTCCTGTCGGTTGCCATCGGACCGACGGGGATCTTCGACAACGCGGGGAACGAGGATCCCCTCGTGATCGCCACTGGCTCCGGACCGTGCTGGGTCCTCCGGGACGGCAAGGTGATCGCCGGCACCTGGCAGCGACCGTCGATCACTGACACCGTCCACCTGGTGGACGCGTCTGGAGCGACGATCGCCCTGGAACCAGGGAAGACCTGGATGGAGCTGCTCCCCCGCCCGGCCGCACCCGGCCTCTCCTGATCGCCAGCAGGTAGAGCCGACCTACAGGTCCTGGCAGCCGATCTCTCACGGGCCGGTCGTCAGAGCCGTCAGCGACGAGGGAGACCCGGCCACGTCGGTCTGCAGCGTCGCACTGAGATTGGTGCCGCCAGCGAGCACGCCCGTGAGAAAGTCGCCCGTCGTCCGGTCGAACACCGGAGTCCAGACGCTCGGGCCGGCGATCGGCGACAGATGGTCGGCACCGTGGAGCACGAGCAGCCACCCGGGCACTCGAAGCTCGTCGACGAGATGCAGACCGTCCTGGATCGGAACACTGCGGTCCTCGTCTCCGAGCACGACGAGCAAAGGTGCAGAGCCGCGAAGCTTCGCCGTCGGCGGTTGGACGTCCAGCGGGTTGGCGGCGTCGGCCACGACGACGTCCACGCGTGGGTCTCGCTCGTTCGCGCCGTAGCCGACGAGGAGTGCGGTCTCCGCGCCGTCCGAATGGCCGACGACGGCGATCCTCGCCGGATCGACAAGGCCGCTGAGTGGCGAACCAGAGGAACTTGAGGCGGCAAGGAGCTGTGTGATCACGAATCGCACGTCCGCGGGCTGATTGGCGATGTCCGCCTCGTCGAGGTTCGTCCCCGCCACGGTCTGATCACCGAGGGGGAACATCGGTGCGGCGACGACGAAGCCACGTTCGGCCCATGCGTTGCACGCCCGTCGATAGGGGCCCACCCCGACCTGGAAGCCGTGAGCGAAGACGATCAGCGGCCGCGGTCCGGAGAGACCCTTCGGGTACCAGACCTGGGTCGTGAGCGCACGGGTCGGGGCCAAGAACCGGCCGTGGCTCACGGTGGGCCGAGACTGGTCGACGAGCGGGAGCACCACCGTTCCGACGCCGGTCGGGCTCGGTGCCGCGGTCGCTGGCGGCACGGTGATGGCGGGTCTGCTCGTCGCACCCGTGCCGCTCCCCTGACCTGTCGTCGACACGGGACTGCGGACATCAGATCGCGCCGCGGAGCAACCACCCGCCGCCGCCGACGCGAGGAGTAGAGCCATCGCCGTACCCCGGATCGGGCTGTTGCGCACGGTCAACCTCCCGCCGAACGCGCTGAGTTCGGCTCGATCGCGATCGCATCCCGCCATGGTCGATCGGCTCCAGGCTACGCACGATGAGCCCTCACCCGGGGGCCACGAGGGTGTACCGTCCGCGCGGACGAAGGGGGGAGATGCGCTCCAAGGTGGTCCTGCTCGTCGTGGGTGCAGTGTTCGTCGGGGCCGCACTCGCTGTCTTCTTCGCCATCCCGCGCGCCGGAAACCAGCCCGAGACGACACCCCTGGCGCCGGAGACGTCCGGCGCCGTCGACCTGATCCTCACCGTGGACTCGATCGACGCCACCTCGGGCTCGAT from Acidimicrobiales bacterium encodes the following:
- a CDS encoding DUF3048 domain-containing protein, producing the protein MKQLIRTRQRPIMVATAAVAVGLTLLASCARTTAHRAIARTTTTPPTTAPPPPPPFAPLTGQLVSATNNRPALSVKIDNTPPALPQWGLDRADLVTDELVEGGLTRLMATFQSQDAPLVGPIRSARPVDAAMLRELGGGIFAYSGAAAGEIAPVIADSTSTLVSADANGSAFQQIPGRHAPYSTSSTTGDLYAAGTQAGAAAVPPRPLFTYNTNPPAAPPAAHASIPMSAQSNAGWDWDPASQTYLRSQNGAPDVLADGTRISTVNVVVLSVAIGPTGIFDNAGNEDPLVIATGSGPCWVLRDGKVIAGTWQRPSITDTVHLVDASGATIALEPGKTWMELLPRPAAPGLS